The following are from one region of the Streptomyces rubrogriseus genome:
- a CDS encoding maleylpyruvate isomerase family mycothiol-dependent enzyme has protein sequence MTTPADLHDVRDPELPGRLLTLERDELVPLLRSRADADFALPVAACPGWTVRDVLAHCSSALIRVVEKRFEKGVFSPECNERDIAERADWSNARIIDELERGMTEAGPVIARSDGRLDAVALGEWVHAGDVRVTFGEPGAYAGRGLPEALTLLGTITRARGHVPLHADLDDLDEPLKLGEASGERPPGRYIGDGPTLLRLYAGRPLDGAAAYELAGVEAAELNIFGD, from the coding sequence ATGACGACTCCCGCAGACCTGCACGACGTACGCGACCCCGAGCTGCCCGGCCGGCTGCTGACGCTCGAACGCGACGAGCTGGTACCCCTGCTGCGCTCCCGCGCGGACGCGGACTTCGCGCTGCCGGTGGCCGCGTGTCCGGGCTGGACCGTGCGCGACGTGCTGGCGCACTGCTCCAGCGCCCTGATCCGGGTGGTGGAGAAACGCTTCGAGAAGGGCGTCTTCTCACCCGAGTGCAACGAACGCGACATCGCCGAACGGGCCGACTGGAGCAACGCCCGGATCATCGACGAACTGGAGCGCGGCATGACCGAGGCGGGCCCGGTGATCGCCCGGTCGGACGGCAGGCTGGACGCCGTCGCACTGGGCGAGTGGGTGCACGCCGGCGACGTACGGGTGACCTTCGGCGAGCCGGGGGCGTACGCGGGGCGCGGGCTCCCCGAGGCGCTCACCCTGCTCGGCACGATCACCCGGGCGCGCGGTCACGTGCCGCTCCACGCCGACCTGGACGACCTCGACGAGCCGCTGAAGCTGGGCGAGGCGAGCGGTGAGCGGCCGCCGGGCCGGTACATCGGCGACGGTCCGACCCTCCTGCGGCTCTACGCGGGCCGCCCCCTGGACGGCGCGGCGGCGTACGAGCTGGCCGGGGTGGAGGCGGCGGAGCTGAACATCTTCGGCGACTGA
- a CDS encoding TetR/AcrR family transcriptional regulator: MPEARTSTPRERYRTQVRAEIKDHAWEQIATAGASALSLNAIAKRMGMSGPALYRYFDGRDELITELIRDAYRSQADTFRAAAASGADLAALAHTLRAWALDDPQRYFLIHGTPVPGYHAPGDITEIAAETMAVIVDACAALPAPDGTDVAFDAHLEAHRQWAGDRPVPSAALHRALSFWSRLHGVLSLELAGQFTGMGFDPALLFDAELKDLLGP, encoded by the coding sequence ATGCCGGAGGCGCGCACCAGCACCCCGCGCGAGCGGTACCGCACCCAGGTGCGCGCGGAGATCAAGGACCACGCGTGGGAGCAGATCGCCACGGCCGGGGCCTCCGCGCTCTCCCTCAACGCGATCGCCAAGCGGATGGGCATGAGCGGCCCCGCGCTCTACCGCTACTTCGACGGCCGCGACGAGCTGATCACCGAACTCATCCGGGACGCCTACCGCAGCCAGGCCGACACCTTCCGCGCGGCCGCCGCGTCCGGCGCCGACCTGGCCGCTCTCGCGCACACCCTGCGCGCCTGGGCCCTTGACGACCCGCAGCGCTACTTCCTGATCCACGGCACCCCCGTCCCCGGCTACCACGCGCCGGGCGACATCACCGAGATCGCCGCCGAGACCATGGCGGTCATCGTCGACGCCTGTGCCGCGCTGCCCGCGCCGGACGGCACCGACGTGGCCTTCGACGCGCACCTCGAGGCCCACCGGCAGTGGGCGGGCGACCGTCCGGTGCCGTCCGCCGCGCTCCACCGCGCCCTGTCCTTCTGGTCCCGGCTGCACGGCGTCCTCTCCCTGGAACTCGCCGGGCAGTTCACCGGCATGGGCTTCGACCCCGCTCTTCTCTTCGACGCCGAACTGAAGGACCTGCTGGGCCCCTAA
- a CDS encoding HD domain-containing protein: MADLDALRSRFADALAGAAARGATAGSGPDPAPYADNLLARWQEPQRRYHTLAHLTAVLDHVDVLAEHADDVAVVRLAAWFHDAVYQPDRSENEERSARLAERALPEVGVPAAKTAEVARLVRLTVTHAPAGDDRDGQVLCDADLAVLASPPSAYAAYTAAVREEYHFVPNEAFRAGRAAVLRQLLDLPSLFHTPHGRREWEATARHNLTGELEMLSLPDTPGV, translated from the coding sequence ATGGCCGACCTCGACGCCCTGCGCTCCCGCTTCGCCGACGCCCTGGCGGGAGCCGCCGCCCGCGGTGCCACCGCCGGTTCCGGCCCCGACCCCGCGCCGTACGCCGACAACCTGCTCGCCCGCTGGCAGGAGCCCCAGCGGCGGTACCACACCCTGGCGCACCTCACCGCGGTCCTGGACCACGTCGACGTCCTGGCGGAGCACGCCGACGACGTGGCCGTCGTCCGCCTCGCCGCGTGGTTCCACGACGCCGTCTACCAGCCCGACCGGTCCGAGAACGAGGAGCGCTCGGCCCGGCTCGCCGAGCGCGCGCTGCCCGAGGTCGGGGTCCCGGCGGCGAAGACCGCCGAGGTGGCCCGGCTGGTGCGGCTCACCGTCACGCACGCCCCGGCCGGCGACGACCGCGACGGCCAGGTGCTGTGCGACGCCGACCTGGCGGTCCTCGCCTCGCCGCCGTCGGCGTACGCGGCGTACACGGCGGCCGTCCGCGAGGAGTACCACTTCGTGCCGAACGAGGCCTTCCGCGCGGGCCGCGCCGCGGTCCTGCGCCAACTCCTCGACCTGCCCAGCCTGTTCCACACCCCGCACGGACGGCGGGAGTGGGAGGCCACCGCCCGCCACAACCTCACCGGCGAGCTGGAAATGCTGTCGCTGCCGGACACCCCGGGCGTCTAG
- a CDS encoding GNAT family N-acetyltransferase codes for MRTLGGEQVEEAVAGAVALLRTATDRDWESVRAGRSEWDCRYTAEHVAGILVAYAGQLAGRATEAWVPFEITLDEGTGNEDVLQVAETTGALLAATLRTTPREVRAFHPYPFRSADREGFAAMAITEVFLHTHDIAEGLGLTYAPPAERCADLLARLFPHVRPDTDPWRTLLWATGRGDLPGRAPVTEWRWRNNLVIPAERLTLQGVTPAAAADLAAGGDGGFAWVDGGPFQGTRDAAGMLLKAYETGVHRPVWGVFALVRREDGRAVGGIGFHGVPDEKGRVEIGYDLVEAARGNGYATEGLRALSGWALGRETVTCVRAATDPENTASQAVIVRAGFTRVAGDSAEAGDSAEAGEGGEGAGQFAYELRG; via the coding sequence ATGCGGACACTGGGCGGGGAACAGGTGGAAGAGGCCGTCGCGGGCGCCGTGGCGCTGCTGCGCACGGCGACGGACCGGGACTGGGAGTCGGTGCGGGCCGGACGGTCGGAGTGGGACTGCCGGTACACGGCGGAGCACGTCGCGGGCATCCTCGTCGCCTACGCGGGCCAGCTGGCCGGACGGGCCACCGAGGCGTGGGTCCCCTTCGAGATCACCCTCGACGAGGGCACCGGCAACGAGGACGTGCTCCAGGTCGCCGAGACCACCGGCGCGCTGCTCGCCGCCACCCTCCGCACCACCCCGCGCGAGGTCCGGGCCTTCCACCCGTACCCCTTCCGCAGCGCGGACCGCGAGGGCTTCGCCGCGATGGCGATCACCGAGGTGTTCCTGCACACGCACGACATCGCCGAGGGCCTCGGGCTGACCTACGCACCGCCCGCCGAGCGGTGCGCGGACCTCCTCGCCCGGCTCTTCCCGCACGTCCGGCCCGACACCGACCCCTGGCGCACCCTGCTGTGGGCCACCGGCCGCGGCGACCTGCCCGGACGCGCCCCGGTCACCGAGTGGCGCTGGCGCAACAACCTGGTGATCCCGGCCGAGCGGCTCACCCTCCAGGGCGTCACGCCCGCCGCCGCCGCCGACCTCGCCGCGGGCGGCGACGGCGGCTTCGCCTGGGTCGACGGCGGACCCTTCCAGGGCACCCGGGACGCCGCCGGAATGCTGCTCAAGGCCTACGAGACGGGGGTCCACCGCCCGGTGTGGGGGGTCTTCGCCCTCGTCCGGCGCGAGGACGGGCGCGCGGTCGGCGGCATCGGCTTCCACGGGGTGCCGGACGAGAAGGGCCGGGTGGAGATCGGCTACGACCTCGTCGAGGCGGCCCGGGGCAACGGCTACGCGACCGAGGGACTGCGCGCGCTGTCCGGGTGGGCGCTGGGGCGGGAGACGGTGACGTGCGTGCGCGCCGCGACGGATCCGGAGAACACGGCGTCGCAGGCGGTCATCGTCCGCGCCGGGTTCACCCGGGTCGCCGGGGACTCCGCCGAGGCCGGGGACTCCGCCGAGGCCGGTGAGGGCGGCGAGGGCGCCGGGCAGTTCGCCTACGAGCTGCGCGGCTGA
- a CDS encoding DUF4031 domain-containing protein, protein MTLYIDPPTWPGHGRLWSHLVSDVSYAELHAFADALGVPRRAFERDHYDLPAHRYADAVSAGALEVSSREVVRLLHGAGLRRRKGAAGAAPGAQPRSS, encoded by the coding sequence ATGACCCTCTACATCGACCCGCCGACCTGGCCGGGCCACGGACGCCTCTGGTCCCACCTGGTGAGCGACGTCTCCTACGCCGAACTGCACGCCTTCGCCGACGCCCTGGGCGTGCCGCGCCGCGCCTTCGAGCGCGACCACTACGACCTGCCCGCCCACCGGTACGCCGACGCGGTGTCCGCCGGTGCGCTGGAGGTCAGCAGCCGCGAGGTGGTGCGGCTGCTGCACGGGGCGGGACTGCGCCGCCGCAAGGGGGCCGCCGGTGCCGCCCCGGGTGCTCAGCCGCGCAGCTCGTAG
- a CDS encoding MurR/RpiR family transcriptional regulator has protein sequence MTDEVKETFVNASGGRRATGGGSAPPAPPAPAALAAKVRTLAPSMTRSMQRVAEAVAGDPAGCAALTVTGLAELTGTSEATVVRTARLLGYPGYRDLRLALAGLAAQQQSGRAPAITTDIAVDDPIADVVAKLAYDEQQTLADTAAGLDTVQLGAAIAALTAARRTDVYGIGASNLVAQDLTQKMLRIGLIAHAPGDPHLAVTNAVQLRAGDVAVAITHSGSTGDVIEPLRVAFERGATTIAITGRPDSPVTQYADHVLTTSTARESELRPAAMSSRTSQLLVVDCLFVGVAQRTYEAAAPALAASYEALAHRHGALRADRGR, from the coding sequence GTGACCGATGAAGTGAAGGAAACTTTCGTGAACGCTTCCGGGGGCCGCCGTGCCACCGGCGGCGGGAGCGCGCCGCCCGCACCGCCCGCGCCCGCCGCCCTCGCGGCCAAGGTCCGCACCCTGGCGCCGTCGATGACCCGTTCCATGCAGCGGGTCGCCGAGGCCGTCGCGGGCGACCCGGCCGGCTGCGCGGCCCTCACGGTCACCGGCCTGGCCGAACTGACCGGCACCAGCGAGGCGACCGTCGTACGCACCGCCCGGCTGCTCGGCTATCCCGGCTACCGCGACCTGCGCCTCGCGCTCGCCGGGCTGGCCGCCCAGCAGCAGTCCGGCCGCGCGCCCGCCATCACGACGGACATCGCGGTCGACGACCCGATCGCCGACGTGGTCGCCAAGCTGGCCTACGACGAGCAGCAGACCCTCGCGGACACCGCCGCCGGTCTGGACACCGTCCAGCTCGGCGCGGCCATCGCCGCACTGACCGCCGCCCGGCGCACCGACGTGTACGGCATCGGCGCGTCCAACCTGGTCGCCCAGGATCTCACCCAGAAGATGCTGCGCATAGGGCTCATAGCCCACGCCCCGGGCGATCCGCACCTCGCCGTCACCAACGCGGTGCAGCTGCGCGCCGGGGACGTGGCCGTGGCGATCACGCACTCCGGCTCCACGGGGGACGTCATCGAACCGCTCCGGGTCGCCTTCGAGCGGGGCGCGACGACCATCGCCATCACCGGCCGCCCCGACAGTCCGGTCACCCAGTACGCCGACCACGTGCTGACCACGTCCACCGCCCGGGAGAGCGAGCTGCGACCGGCGGCCATGTCGTCCCGGACCAGCCAGCTGCTGGTCGTGGACTGCCTCTTCGTGGGAGTGGCGCAGCGGACGTACGAGGCGGCCGCGCCGGCCCTGGCGGCGTCGTACGAGGCGTTGGCGCATCGGCACGGGGCGCTCCGCGCGGACCGTGGCAGGTAA
- the murQ gene encoding N-acetylmuramic acid 6-phosphate etherase, whose amino-acid sequence MTSTPHHPDLRSQLETLTTEAFRPELAEIDQLDTLDIARLMNGEDATVPAAVAERLPEIAAAIDAVAVRMARGGRLIYAGAGTAGRLGVLDASECPPTFNTAPGQVVGLIAGGPDAMVTSIEGAEDSPELARADLEALALTADDTVVGVSASGRTPYAVGAVEYARSLGALTVGLACNRDSALAAAAEHGIEVVTGPELLTGSTRLKAGTAQKLVLNMLSTITMIRLGKTYGNLMVDVRASNEKLRARSRRIVALATGAADDDIERALTATDGEVKHAILVLLADVDGPTAARLLAESGGHLRAALAAALG is encoded by the coding sequence ATGACCTCCACCCCCCATCACCCCGATCTCCGTTCCCAGTTGGAGACGTTGACGACCGAGGCGTTCCGGCCGGAGCTGGCCGAGATCGACCAATTGGACACGCTCGACATCGCGCGGCTGATGAACGGCGAGGACGCCACCGTGCCCGCCGCCGTCGCCGAGCGGCTGCCGGAGATCGCCGCCGCCATCGACGCCGTGGCCGTCCGGATGGCGCGCGGCGGGCGGCTGATCTACGCGGGCGCCGGTACGGCCGGACGGCTGGGCGTGCTGGACGCCTCCGAGTGCCCGCCCACCTTCAACACCGCCCCCGGGCAGGTGGTCGGCCTGATCGCGGGCGGCCCGGACGCCATGGTCACCTCCATCGAGGGCGCCGAGGACTCCCCCGAGCTGGCCCGCGCCGACCTGGAGGCCCTCGCGCTGACCGCCGACGACACGGTGGTCGGTGTCTCCGCCTCCGGCCGCACCCCGTACGCCGTGGGCGCCGTCGAGTACGCGCGCTCGCTCGGCGCCCTGACCGTCGGGCTCGCCTGCAACCGGGACAGCGCCCTGGCCGCCGCGGCCGAGCACGGCATCGAGGTGGTCACCGGGCCGGAGCTGCTCACCGGCTCGACGCGGCTGAAGGCGGGCACGGCGCAGAAGCTGGTCCTGAACATGCTGTCGACGATCACGATGATCCGGCTCGGCAAGACGTACGGGAACCTGATGGTGGACGTCCGGGCCTCCAACGAGAAGCTGCGGGCCCGCTCGCGCCGCATCGTCGCCCTCGCCACCGGCGCCGCCGACGACGACATCGAGCGTGCCCTGACGGCGACCGACGGCGAGGTCAAGCACGCGATCCTGGTCCTGCTGGCCGACGTGGACGGCCCGACGGCCGCCCGGCTGCTCGCGGAGTCCGGCGGCCACCTGCGGGCGGCGCTGGCGGCGGCGCTCGGCTGA
- a CDS encoding TetR/AcrR family transcriptional regulator — translation MVRRNDQRRAALVDAAIEVLAAQGARGLTFRAVDTEAAVPPGTASNYFANRDDLLTQAGARVYERLHPGEAALARQRTAPRDRDTYVQLMRELVDRVAGFRTGYLALLELRLEATRRPELRAVLTERVREDVAANVAHHEASGLPGDAMAVKLLILALNWLIVEQLTLPDVFTEEERDQLVTAAVERIVAPDGPARD, via the coding sequence GTGGTGAGACGGAACGACCAGCGCCGGGCGGCCCTCGTCGACGCGGCGATCGAGGTGCTGGCCGCGCAGGGCGCCCGGGGGCTGACCTTCCGGGCGGTGGACACGGAGGCGGCCGTCCCGCCCGGCACCGCGTCCAACTACTTCGCCAACCGGGACGACCTGCTCACCCAGGCGGGCGCCCGCGTCTACGAGCGGCTGCACCCCGGCGAGGCCGCCCTCGCGCGCCAGCGCACGGCCCCTCGCGACCGTGACACCTACGTGCAGCTGATGCGCGAACTGGTCGACCGGGTCGCCGGTTTCCGCACCGGCTACCTCGCCCTGCTCGAACTGCGCCTGGAGGCCACCCGGCGCCCCGAGCTGCGCGCGGTGCTGACCGAACGCGTCCGCGAGGACGTCGCCGCCAACGTCGCCCACCACGAGGCGTCCGGCCTCCCCGGCGACGCCATGGCCGTCAAGCTGCTCATCCTCGCCCTGAACTGGCTGATCGTCGAGCAACTCACCCTGCCGGACGTGTTCACCGAGGAGGAGCGGGACCAGCTGGTCACGGCCGCGGTCGAACGCATCGTCGCGCCGGACGGACCGGCCCGGGACTGA
- a CDS encoding SDR family NAD(P)-dependent oxidoreductase yields the protein MGQLEGRTAVVTGGGTGIGLASAVRLADEGAHVFITGRRKAALDAAVEIIGAERVTAVAGDVSDPADVDRLYEAVRARGRGLDVVFANAAIASLVPLEEITAERYEEIFGVNVRGTLFTVQKALPLLNDGASVILNASTAADNGAEAFSLYAASKAAVRTFARGWANELKGRGVRVNAISPGPVDTPGITNLFDGPDLSAVHTKLAGDTAIGRMGRPEEVAAVVAFLASDQSSFVLGANWYVDGGENQI from the coding sequence ATGGGACAGCTCGAAGGCAGGACCGCCGTCGTCACCGGCGGCGGCACCGGGATCGGTCTGGCCAGCGCGGTGCGGCTGGCGGACGAGGGTGCGCACGTGTTCATCACCGGGCGGCGCAAGGCCGCGCTGGACGCGGCCGTGGAGATCATCGGTGCGGAGCGGGTCACGGCGGTGGCCGGTGACGTCTCGGACCCGGCCGACGTGGACCGGCTCTACGAAGCGGTCCGCGCCCGCGGCCGGGGGCTCGACGTGGTCTTCGCCAACGCGGCGATCGCCTCGCTGGTACCGCTGGAGGAGATCACCGCGGAGCGGTACGAGGAGATCTTCGGCGTCAACGTGCGGGGCACGCTCTTCACCGTGCAGAAGGCGCTTCCGCTGCTCAACGACGGCGCCTCGGTGATCCTCAACGCCTCCACCGCCGCCGACAACGGCGCCGAGGCGTTCAGCCTGTACGCCGCCTCCAAGGCCGCCGTCCGGACCTTCGCGCGGGGCTGGGCCAACGAACTCAAGGGCCGTGGCGTCCGGGTCAACGCGATCTCCCCGGGCCCCGTCGACACCCCGGGGATCACCAACCTCTTCGACGGCCCGGACCTGTCCGCCGTCCACACGAAGCTGGCCGGGGACACCGCGATCGGGCGGATGGGGCGCCCCGAGGAGGTGGCCGCCGTGGTGGCCTTCCTCGCCTCGGACCAGAGCAGCTTCGTCCTCGGCGCCAACTGGTACGTCGACGGCGGCGAGAACCAGATCTGA
- a CDS encoding TetR/AcrR family transcriptional regulator: METGRKAAVGRPRGFDADEALEKAMRVFWEQGYEGASLTDLTGAMGITRTSMYAAFGNKEDLFRKALERYEEGPASYVARALREPTAREVATAFLRGAVQVSTRPDCPSGCLGVQGSLAAGETGRSARDLLADWREGGVAQLRDRFRQAVEDGDLPPGTDPLHIARYLMTFANGISVQATGGATREDLQRVADTALGNWPPA, encoded by the coding sequence ATGGAGACGGGACGGAAGGCGGCGGTCGGCCGGCCGAGGGGATTCGACGCCGACGAGGCGCTGGAGAAGGCCATGCGGGTCTTCTGGGAGCAGGGCTACGAGGGTGCCAGCCTCACCGACCTGACCGGCGCCATGGGCATCACCCGCACCAGCATGTACGCGGCCTTCGGCAACAAGGAGGACCTGTTCCGCAAGGCGCTCGAACGCTACGAGGAGGGCCCCGCGTCCTACGTGGCCCGCGCCCTGCGGGAACCGACCGCACGCGAGGTGGCGACCGCGTTCCTGAGAGGTGCCGTCCAGGTCAGCACCCGCCCCGACTGCCCGTCCGGCTGCCTGGGCGTCCAGGGCTCACTGGCCGCCGGCGAGACCGGCCGCTCGGCCCGGGACCTGCTGGCCGACTGGCGCGAAGGGGGCGTCGCCCAGCTCCGCGACCGGTTCCGGCAGGCCGTCGAGGACGGCGACCTGCCGCCCGGCACGGACCCGCTGCACATCGCCCGCTACCTGATGACCTTCGCCAACGGCATCTCCGTGCAGGCCACCGGCGGCGCCACCCGGGAGGACCTCCAGCGGGTGGCCGACACGGCCCTGGGCAACTGGCCGCCCGCGTGA